A portion of the Rhizoctonia solani chromosome 6, complete sequence genome contains these proteins:
- a CDS encoding Organic solute transporter Ostalpha, whose protein sequence is MGDFTTVEAGSGSGLSSTVLVSAGLATAVATVTSVLSICSHLKNYRKPALQRMVIRIMVMVPLYAISSFISLFSLEAGVIIDVLRDVYEAFVIYCFFHLLLIYLGGERSLLILLYGREPKEHAFPVSLFKRELDASDPFTFLSLRRGILQYVQVKPILAAITLILKALGKYREGAFRVDAGYLYVSIVYNASICLSLYCLAMFWVCVSSDLKPFRPMPKFLCVKGILFFSFWQSICISFLVSIGIIKHVGSYTDVEHISLAITDTLICYEMPIFAIAHSYAFSTSDFTDPSVHHVARMPFLHALRDAFGLLDVIVDARDTLRGGVSYQAYEPAEGGMHQGTGRDRRIRAGLRYAAGGRKKYWLPMPAEDANPPTIPAPGILAKARQAIEEQNAYAPLTEAQASQVVHSESSSSDSDSGHLVVPGAFDVQFESSRSLAIVRFRKSKREDVMYDEARKLVFGDYNYPVVDCSSERARARIWDAEEQILRDQRAAAFHPDLGGIVPHRLGKGYGATDVGPRGVYGKWAQDGDDDDDNDGDDGDTESVKARQDVQDGQVRPRPGQKLNIDMRDGKRPDIKVGGVDLQWHASSSGSGSGPGSGPGSGPASGTARLRPEPPHHSQSQSRSRSRASSAAQTPSRTESPTTRSNRALPPDAVDLVVEDKDAAEQAASRERRKGDPALRPGGKRVYRRGYVLEDGRDVEVSVEERERAGSIDQTKVRVQDTHRRSPNTTQPTREERARDQTDDKHGGGPEVKSGDGGQASPEDEPIEADTEVTIARAATPPPHAHVTADVILPDGMSNPWA, encoded by the exons ATGGGCGATTTTACGACTGTGGAAGCTGGGTCTGGGTCTGGACTGTCCTCTACGGTCCTTGTGTCTGCTGGATTGGCGACTGCGGTGGCGACGGTGACGTCTGTGCTGTCAATATGTTCTCATCTCAAGAATTATCGCAAGCCGGCGCTGCAGAG AATGGTCATTCGGATCATGGTCATGGTCCCACTCTATGCCATATCATCATTTATTTCCCTCTTTTCCCTCGAGGCAGGTGTCATTATTGATGTCTTGCGAGACGTATACGAG GCATTTGTGATATACTGTTTCTTCCATCTGCTACTCATCTATCTCGGTGGCGAACGGTCCCTTCTTATCCTTCTCTACGGTCGAGAACCCAAAGAACACGCATTCCCAGTCAGCCTATTCAAACGCGAACTGGATGCTTCGGATCCATTTACATTTCTTTCCCTCCGCCGAGGCATACTCC AATACGTCCAAGTCAAACCTATCCTGGCGGCCATCACTTTGATTCTCAAAGCATTGGGCAAATACCGAGAAGGTGCCTTTCGAGTCGACGCCGGTTATCTATACGTTAGTATCGTATACAATGCTTCAATTTGCCTGAGCTTGTATTGCCTTGCCATGTTCTGGGTATGTGTCAGCAGTGATCTCAAACCGTTCAG ACCGATGCCCAAATTCCTATGCGTCAAAGGAATTCTGTTCTTCTCATTCTGGCAATCCATCTGTATATCATTTCTCGTCTCGATTGGGATAATCAAACATG TCGGATCATACACCGACGTGGAACACATCTCGCTCGCCATAACCGATACACTCATATGTTACGAAATGCCCATATTCGCCATTGCCCACTCGTACGCATTCTCCACTTCCGACTTTACCGATCCCAGCGTCCATCACGTCGCCCGTATGCCCTTCCTACATGCTTTGCGGGACGCATTCGGCCTTTTGGACGTCATAGTCGACGCGAGAGATACATTACGAGGGGGCGTATCATACCAAGCATACGAACCCGCCGAAGGAGGCATGCACCAAGGAACAGGCCGCGATCGCCGCATTCGTGCCGGACTCCGATACGCAGCAGGAGGACGCAAAAAATACTGGCTGCCCATGCCCGCAGAGGACGCCAACCCACCGACAATCCCCGCTCCCGGAATCCTCGCCAAAGCCCGTCAAGCAATCGAAGAGCAAAACGCCTATGCACCTCTGACGGAAGCCCAAGCCTCCCAAGTCGTCCATTCCGAATCGTCCTCGTCCGACTCGGACTCGGGACACCTCGTCGTACCGGGCGCGTTCGACGTCCAGTTCGAGTCGTCGCGCAGTCTTGCGATCGTCCGGTTCCGAAAGAGCAAGCGCGAGGATGTGATGTACGATGAAGCTCGCAAGCTCGTGTTTGGGGACTACAACTACCCCGTCGTCGACTGTTCGAGCGAGCGTGCCAGGGCGAGGATATGGGATGCGGAAGAGCAGATTTTGAGAGACCAGCGTGCGGCTGCGTTTCATCCTGATTTGGGCGGGATTGTTCCGCACCGGTTGGGAAAGGGGTACGGTGCGACGGACGTCGGTCCTCGAGGCGTATACGGGAAATGGGCCCAAGATGgggacgacgacgacgataaTGACGGTGATGATGGAGACACTGAATCGGTCAAGGCGCGGCAAGACGTCCAAGATGGACAAGTCCGCCCCAGACCGGGTCAGAAACTCAATATCGACATGCGGGATGGGAAACGGCCCGATATTAAAGTCGGAGGCGTCGACTTGCAATGGCACGCATCTTCGTCCGGTTCGGGTTCAGGTCCTGGTTCGGGTCCCGGTTCGGGTCCTGCATCTGGAACCGCCCGACTCCGACCCGAACCCCCACACCACTCCCAGTCCCAATCCCGATCCCGATCCCGCGCGAGCTCGGCGGCCCAAACGCCCTCGCGAACCGAGAGCCCGACGACGCGCTCGAACCGGGCTTTACCGCCCGACGCGGTCGATCTCGTCGTCGAGGACAAGGACGCGGCGGAGCAGGCGGCGAGTCGGGAGCGGCGCAAGGGGGATCCGGCGTTGAGGCCCGGTGGGAAGAGGGTGTATCGTCGGGGGTATGTTTTGGAGGATGGGAGGGATGTCGAG GTCTCGGTCGAAGAACGCGAACGCGCAGGATCCATCGACCAGACCAAAGTCCGAGTCCAAGACACCCACCGACGATCACCCAACACGACCCAGCCCACGCGGGAAGAACGAGCAAGAGACCAGACGGACGACAAACACGGTGGCGGGCCCGAGGTCAAGTCGGGCGACGGCGGCCAGGCGAGCCCCGAGGATGAGCCGATCGAGGCGGATACCGAGGTGACGATCGCGCGTGCTGCTACTCCCCCTCCGCACGCGCACGTCACTGCTGATGTGATTTTGCCGGATGGGATGTCTAATCCGTGGGCGTGA
- a CDS encoding oxalate decarboxylase has product MFTPFVVALALSAGVLGAPAPAAADAKSSTTIKATATSVSSSASTVPSPTSDSSLPVPTVPYASDDLNESYLDKFQNELPEPIRGAAGAKLLGPQNVPIDRQNPDFLASPSTDNGAVSNAKWPFSLSHNRVQDGGWGRQQNVHTMPIATAMAGVNMRLKAGGIRELHWHTAAEWAYVLAGSCRVGAVNADGQNYQADVYPGDLWYFPAGVPHVLQGLNNTADGCEFLLVFDDGEFSEDSTFSVTDWMAHVPKEVLGKNFKVNASAFDHIPDRQLWMLPSAVPTGTADGDLVKSPQGVSTLPYSFAASKANATKVAGGSVKVVDSRTFEVSKTIAMAEVTVEVGGIRELHWHPTQPEWSYFIQGNARITVFAAQANARTFDYQAGDIGYVPPSFGHYVENIGNTTLKFLEIFNADKYEDISLNQWLALTPPELVKAHLQLSDDTISKLQKVKPIVVGSGLL; this is encoded by the exons ATGTTCACCCCATTCGTCGTCGCTCTCGCTCTCTCAGCAGGTGTACTCGGCGCTCCGgcaccagcagcagcagacGCCAAGTCATCGACGACTATCAAAGCTACAGCCACTTCGGTCTCTTCGTCCGCCTCCACGGTCCCATCGCCAACCAGCGATTCGTCCTTGCCGGTCCCGACTGTACCCTATGCATCTGATGACTTGAACGAGTCGTACCTCGACAAGTTCCAAAACGAGCTCCCGGAGCCGATTCGAGGTGCCGCAGGTGCCAAGTTGCTCGGTCCTCAAAATGTCCCTATTGACCGACAGAATCCTGACTTTTTGGCGAGCCCAAGTACTGACAACGGAGCCGT TTCCAACGCCAAGTGGCCATTCAGCTTGTCGCATAACCGAGTTCaggatggtggttggggGCGTCAACAGAATG TCCACACGATGCCCATCGCAACGGCTATGGCTGGTGTGAACATGCGTCTGAAAGCTGGAGGAATTCG TGAATTACACTGGCATACTGCTGCGGAG TGGGCATACGTGTTGGCG GGAAGCTGCCGTGTTGGTGCTGTCAACGCCGACGGCCAAAATTATCAGGCCGATGTT TACCCGGGTGACCTTTGGTACTTCCCAGCTGGTGTCCCACACGTCCTCCAGGGCCTCAACAATACTGCCGATGGCTGCGAGTTCCTCCTG GTGTTCGACGACGGAGAGTTCAGCGAAGATTCCACCTTTTCAGTTACAGATTGGATGGCACACGTTCCCAAGGAAGTACTGGGCAAGAACTTCAAGGTCAACGCTTCCGCCTTTGACCATATTCCAGATCGTCAGCTGTGGATGTTGCCTAGTGCGGTCCCTACTGGCACTGCCGACGGTGATTTGGTGAAGAGCCCTCAAGGAGTTTCTACTCTCCCTTACTCGTTTGCTGCTAGCAAGGCCAACGCAACAAAG GTTGCGGGTGGATCAGTCAAAGTTGTTGATTCAAGAACCTTTGAAGTTAGCAAGACCATTGCTATGGCTGAGGTCACCGTCGAGGTCGGAGGAATTCGTGAGCTCCAC TGGCATCCGACTCAACCCGAATGGAGTTATTTCAT TCAAGGAAATGCGCGCATCACTGTTTTTGCTGCTCAGGCCAACGCCCGTACCTTTGACTACCAGGCTGGTGATATCG GCTACGTACCTCCTTCCTTCGGCCATTATGTCGAGAACATTGGCAACACCACGCTCAAGTTCCTCGAGATCTTCAACGCCGACAAATACGAGGATATTTCTTTGAACCAGTGGCTCGCTCTCACTCCTCCCGAACTGGTCAAG GCTCACTTGCAACTCAGCGACGATACCATTAGCAAGCTCCAAAAAGTCAAGCCAATCGTTGTTGGGTCCGGTCTCCTCTAA